A window of the Synechococcus sp. JA-3-3Ab genome harbors these coding sequences:
- the cbiQ gene encoding cobalt ECF transporter T component CbiQ produces MKSSKANLPCPPLASRSFSSPWLHRWRPLPKVVGLLALMAAFAQVQRLALLPLVWVLVALLWALSGLPLRRGLRRLAAPGVLLIAFVLFLPFAVGETFLWQWGSLALRWEGLERALCLGGRSLALLALAMLLGETTPLPALLAALGALGIPDLLLELAWLTQRYLQEVGSQWQRMQRAARLRGWRPRGSLWQPGPTWRQDLPFLAAAVGTLLVRSYERSQRVYQALRLRGYGRAPLVPPAAGGDPCSWAATGLALAVAVGLVLVNFGGYPD; encoded by the coding sequence ATGAAAAGCTCTAAGGCTAATCTGCCCTGCCCGCCTCTCGCCTCCAGGAGTTTTTCCTCCCCTTGGCTCCACCGCTGGCGGCCTCTGCCCAAGGTGGTTGGCCTACTGGCATTGATGGCGGCTTTTGCCCAGGTGCAGCGCTTGGCCTTGCTACCCCTAGTTTGGGTGTTGGTGGCTCTTCTTTGGGCGCTCTCCGGCTTGCCCCTGCGCCGAGGGCTAAGACGGCTGGCCGCCCCAGGAGTTTTGTTGATAGCCTTCGTCCTCTTCTTGCCTTTTGCCGTTGGGGAGACCTTCCTCTGGCAGTGGGGCTCCTTGGCTTTGCGCTGGGAGGGGCTGGAGAGGGCGCTTTGCCTTGGCGGGCGCAGCCTGGCGCTGTTGGCCCTGGCAATGCTGCTGGGGGAGACCACCCCTCTGCCGGCCCTGTTGGCAGCCCTAGGGGCTTTGGGGATCCCCGACCTCCTCCTGGAACTGGCCTGGCTAACCCAGCGCTATTTGCAGGAAGTGGGCAGCCAGTGGCAGCGGATGCAGCGGGCCGCGCGGCTGAGGGGCTGGCGACCGCGGGGATCCCTGTGGCAGCCTGGGCCAACTTGGCGGCAAGACCTGCCCTTTCTGGCTGCTGCCGTGGGCACTTTGTTGGTTCGCAGCTACGAACGTTCGCAGCGAGTTTACCAGGCGCTGCGCCTGCGGGGCTACGGGCGGGCGCCCTTGGTGCCGCCAGCGGCTGGCGGGGATCCCTGCAGTTGGGCGGCCACCGGGCTGGCGCTGGCAGTGGCTGTTGGCTTGGTTTTGGTTAACTTTGGGGGCTATCCCGATTGA
- the cbiM gene encoding cobalt transporter CbiM: MHISEGLLPAPLWLGGYGITALLTGWSLHLLQRLEKDPRRQLPKAALLTAAFFVASSLHLPFPPASLHLLLNGLMGVMLGALAYPAIVVGLFFQAVAFGHGGLTTLGINAAIMGIPALLAGGIFRASRRWLGTGWAAFWAGAVGVVLAALLFYGVVLAALRREGIPSTSAEHLALTSLVAAHLPLAGVEGLFTRWVVLFLQRVQPQLLGEDEKL, from the coding sequence ATGCACATCAGCGAGGGCCTTTTGCCAGCACCGCTTTGGCTGGGGGGTTATGGCATCACTGCCCTGCTTACGGGTTGGAGCCTACACCTCCTCCAGCGGTTGGAAAAGGATCCCCGCCGCCAGCTCCCCAAGGCAGCGCTGCTCACGGCGGCCTTTTTTGTCGCCTCCTCCCTTCACCTGCCTTTTCCCCCGGCCAGCCTGCACCTGCTGCTCAATGGGCTGATGGGCGTGATGCTGGGGGCCTTGGCCTACCCGGCAATTGTGGTGGGCCTGTTTTTTCAGGCGGTGGCTTTTGGGCATGGGGGGTTGACCACCCTGGGGATCAACGCCGCCATTATGGGGATCCCGGCGCTTCTGGCAGGAGGGATCTTCCGGGCAAGCCGGCGCTGGTTGGGCACGGGCTGGGCCGCTTTTTGGGCGGGAGCGGTGGGGGTGGTGCTGGCGGCGCTGCTGTTTTACGGCGTGGTGCTGGCGGCGCTGCGCAGGGAGGGGATCCCTTCCACCTCGGCAGAGCACCTGGCTCTGACCAGTTTGGTAGCTGCCCACCTGCCGCTGGCAGGGGTGGAGGGGCTGTTTACCCGTTGGGTGGTGCTGTTCTTGCAGCGGGTACAGCCGCAGCTTTTGGGGGAGGATGAAAAGCTCTAA
- a CDS encoding alpha-ketoacid dehydrogenase subunit beta: MAETFLYNALRAALDEEMARDPNVFVLGEDVGHYGGSYKVTKDLYRKYGEMRLLDTPICENSFTGLAIGAAMTGLRPVVEGMNMGFLLLAFNQIANNAGMLRYTSGGNFKIPLVIRGPGGVGRQLGAEHSQRLEAYFQAVPGLKIVACSTPYNAKGLLKSAIRDDNPVLFFEHVLLYNLKEDLPEEEYLLPLDKAEVVRTGSDVTILTYSRMRHHVLKAVDTLLEQEIDPEVIDLISLKPLDMETIAASVRKTHRVVIVEEDMKTGGIGAELTARIMEELFDELDAPVVRLASQDIPTPYNGTLEAATIVQPADIVAAVERLLYG; the protein is encoded by the coding sequence ATGGCCGAGACCTTCCTTTACAATGCCTTGCGTGCCGCCCTCGACGAAGAGATGGCCAGGGATCCCAATGTGTTTGTTCTGGGAGAGGATGTGGGCCACTACGGCGGCTCCTACAAAGTCACCAAAGACCTATATCGCAAATACGGGGAGATGCGCCTCCTGGATACCCCCATTTGCGAAAACAGCTTCACCGGCTTGGCCATCGGGGCAGCCATGACCGGCTTGCGGCCTGTGGTGGAAGGGATGAACATGGGCTTTTTGCTCCTGGCCTTTAACCAAATTGCCAACAATGCCGGCATGCTGCGCTACACGTCCGGCGGCAACTTCAAGATCCCGCTGGTGATCCGCGGGCCAGGCGGGGTGGGACGCCAATTGGGAGCCGAGCACTCGCAGCGGCTGGAGGCTTACTTTCAGGCAGTGCCGGGTCTGAAGATCGTCGCCTGTTCCACCCCTTACAACGCCAAGGGTCTGCTCAAGTCGGCCATCCGCGACGACAACCCCGTTCTCTTTTTCGAGCATGTGCTCCTCTACAACCTCAAAGAAGACCTGCCGGAGGAGGAGTACCTCTTGCCCCTGGACAAGGCGGAAGTTGTCCGCACGGGATCTGACGTTACCATCCTCACCTACTCGCGCATGCGCCACCACGTGCTTAAGGCCGTGGACACCCTGCTGGAGCAGGAGATCGATCCGGAAGTGATCGACTTGATCTCCCTCAAGCCCCTCGATATGGAGACGATTGCTGCTTCGGTGCGCAAAACCCACCGGGTGGTCATCGTGGAAGAAGACATGAAAACGGGCGGCATTGGGGCAGAGCTGACGGCCCGCATCATGGAAGAACTCTTCGACGAGCTGGACGCGCCCGTAGTGCGCCTGGCCTCCCAAGACATTCCCACCCCCTACAACGGCACGCTAGAAGCGGCCACCATTGTGCAGCCGGCAGATATTGTGGCAGCGGTGGAGCGGCTCCTCTACGGATGA
- the rimO gene encoding 30S ribosomal protein S12 methylthiotransferase RimO, whose product MNWLETALSTSSLKEAPAVAVLHLGCEKNRVDTEHMLGLLAQAGYRVEGDEDSADYVIVNTCSFIEAARRESVSTLMELAVQGKKIIIAGCLAQHFQEELLREIPEAVAIVGTGDYHQIVQVIQRAERGERVNAVTSSLDYIADETVPRYRTTHAPVAYLRVAEGCDYRCSFCIIPHLRGKQRSRPIESILREAEQLAAEGVQELILISQITTNYGLDLYGEPRLAELIRALGQIPIPWIRMLYAYPTGITPAVVEAIQETPNFLLYLDLPLQHSHPAILKAMNRPWQGQVNDRLIERLRQALPKAVLRTSFIVGFPGETEEHFQHLLEFVQRHQFDHVGVFTFSPEEGTPAYHLPQQVPEPLKEERRARLMQLQQGIAFRRNREQVGQVVPVLLEQENPRTGEWIGRSPRFAPEVDGVVYVRGPGSLGSLVPVQITRAEPYDLFGQVVEAPAGFSWSGR is encoded by the coding sequence ATGAACTGGTTAGAAACCGCTTTGTCTACCTCTTCCCTCAAGGAAGCGCCGGCTGTTGCCGTTTTGCACCTGGGCTGTGAGAAAAACCGGGTGGACACCGAGCACATGCTGGGCCTGCTGGCCCAGGCAGGCTACCGGGTGGAGGGCGACGAAGACAGCGCCGACTACGTCATCGTCAACACCTGCAGCTTCATCGAAGCGGCGCGGCGGGAGTCGGTCAGCACCCTGATGGAGCTGGCGGTGCAGGGCAAGAAGATCATCATCGCTGGTTGCCTGGCGCAGCACTTCCAAGAGGAGCTGCTGCGGGAGATCCCCGAGGCGGTGGCCATCGTCGGCACCGGCGACTACCACCAGATTGTCCAGGTTATCCAGCGGGCAGAGCGGGGAGAGCGGGTTAACGCCGTTACCTCGAGCTTAGATTACATTGCCGACGAGACCGTCCCCCGCTATCGCACCACCCATGCCCCGGTGGCCTACCTGCGGGTGGCGGAAGGGTGTGATTACCGCTGCTCCTTCTGCATCATCCCCCACCTGCGGGGAAAGCAACGCTCCCGCCCCATCGAGTCCATTCTGCGGGAAGCAGAACAACTGGCTGCAGAAGGGGTGCAGGAGCTAATCCTCATTTCCCAGATCACCACCAACTACGGGCTCGACCTCTACGGGGAGCCGCGGCTGGCCGAGCTTATCCGCGCTCTGGGCCAGATCCCCATCCCCTGGATCCGCATGCTCTATGCCTACCCCACGGGCATTACGCCGGCGGTGGTGGAGGCCATTCAGGAGACGCCCAATTTCTTGCTCTATCTGGATCTGCCGCTGCAGCACAGCCACCCAGCGATCCTCAAGGCCATGAACCGCCCCTGGCAGGGCCAGGTTAACGACCGGCTCATCGAACGGCTGCGCCAGGCCCTGCCCAAGGCTGTCCTGCGCACCAGCTTTATCGTCGGCTTTCCCGGCGAGACGGAGGAGCACTTCCAGCATCTTTTGGAGTTTGTCCAGCGCCACCAATTTGACCATGTGGGGGTGTTCACCTTTTCCCCGGAAGAGGGCACGCCCGCCTACCATCTGCCCCAGCAGGTGCCGGAGCCCCTCAAGGAAGAGCGCCGCGCCCGCCTAATGCAACTGCAGCAAGGGATCGCCTTCCGCCGCAACCGCGAGCAGGTGGGGCAGGTGGTGCCTGTGCTTTTGGAGCAGGAAAACCCCCGCACCGGCGAGTGGATTGGCCGTTCCCCCCGCTTTGCCCCTGAGGTGGACGGGGTGGTGTATGTGCGCGGGCCGGGATCCCTGGGATCCCTGGTGCCGGTGCAGATTACGCGGGCCGAGCCCTACGATCTCTTTGGCCAGGTGGTGGAGGCGCCAGCAGGCTTTAGCTGGAGCGGACGGTAG
- a CDS encoding NAD(P)/FAD-dependent oxidoreductase has translation MANYDWIVVGGGITGAALSYELARQGGSVLLVEKEALPSSATRYSYGGLAHWAGKTPLLKALGEEGIQRYRTLSEELEADLQFRELDLLMPVAPGYRMEAVEADLADCRIPPQRISVEAACELEPLLNPAALEGVLWARHGHIHPWLTTLAFQKAFQRLGGSLLLQTVRALRRQGRRITGVETDTDFCGAAQVVVCAGGWTRALLRQAGIWAPIYFTHAESLELDPAEVRLRAIVMGAPVQRLELERQAGRPDRDPLWDQPGQELCPPILDVGIVQFLDGRLRLGQISRVLTDPMAEVDAAASEAQIREQAGRYLPQVARLPGRWYHCLVAFSADHQPLVGSLPGWEGLQLFSGFSSPLAILPALARRFAQQAYGQEDEWLPSLSPARFAGPSPPAPLP, from the coding sequence ATGGCCAACTACGACTGGATCGTCGTCGGCGGCGGGATCACGGGGGCAGCCTTGAGCTACGAGCTGGCCCGCCAGGGGGGATCCGTTCTCCTCGTTGAGAAGGAAGCGCTGCCGTCCAGTGCCACTCGCTACAGCTACGGTGGCCTGGCCCATTGGGCCGGGAAAACCCCCCTGCTCAAAGCCTTGGGGGAAGAAGGGATCCAGCGCTACCGCACCCTGTCAGAGGAGCTGGAGGCGGATCTTCAATTTCGCGAGCTGGATCTGCTCATGCCCGTTGCCCCTGGCTACAGGATGGAGGCAGTGGAAGCCGATCTGGCCGACTGTCGCATCCCACCGCAGCGAATTTCTGTAGAGGCGGCCTGTGAGCTAGAGCCGCTTTTAAACCCTGCCGCCCTCGAGGGTGTACTCTGGGCGCGGCATGGCCACATCCACCCCTGGTTGACGACGCTGGCTTTTCAGAAGGCTTTCCAACGCCTAGGGGGATCCCTGCTCTTGCAAACCGTAAGGGCCTTGCGGCGCCAGGGCCGGCGCATTACGGGCGTGGAGACGGATACCGACTTCTGCGGAGCGGCTCAGGTGGTGGTGTGCGCCGGCGGCTGGACACGGGCTTTGTTGCGCCAGGCCGGGATCTGGGCTCCTATCTACTTCACCCACGCCGAATCCCTGGAGCTGGATCCTGCGGAGGTGCGGTTGAGAGCCATCGTCATGGGCGCGCCCGTGCAGCGTTTGGAGCTGGAGCGGCAAGCTGGCCGCCCCGACCGGGATCCCCTCTGGGACCAGCCGGGACAGGAGCTCTGCCCGCCCATCCTGGATGTCGGGATCGTGCAGTTTCTCGACGGCAGACTTCGCCTGGGGCAGATTAGTCGGGTGCTGACGGATCCCATGGCCGAGGTAGATGCCGCTGCCAGCGAAGCCCAGATCCGGGAACAGGCCGGTCGCTACCTGCCTCAGGTGGCCCGCCTGCCTGGGCGGTGGTATCACTGCTTGGTGGCCTTCAGCGCCGATCACCAGCCTTTGGTGGGATCCCTGCCCGGCTGGGAAGGGCTGCAGCTCTTCTCCGGCTTCAGCAGCCCTTTGGCCATCCTGCCGGCCCTGGCTCGCCGCTTTGCCCAGCAGGCCTATGGACAAGAGGATGAGTGGCTCCCCAGCCTCTCGCCAGCGCGCTTTGCTGG
- a CDS encoding mechanosensitive ion channel domain-containing protein, with protein MRRLAGSAANRWIPSPSLQMLLVQVSQVGAWVAGILAASVVAFPDLRLGDLIGLLGLGSVAIGFAFQDIFKNFLAGVLLLLNEPFQLNDQIVVGDFEGTVEEISIRSTQIRTYQGERVVIPTSPITVLTDRPFRRTDLEIGLDYNTPLPKALEVLLEAMQGVEGVLAEPPLSWTSSALATAPSILWCATGLGLARRRCAASALR; from the coding sequence GTGCGGCGCCTGGCGGGATCCGCAGCCAACCGGTGGATCCCCAGCCCTTCCCTACAAATGCTGCTGGTGCAAGTCAGCCAAGTGGGTGCTTGGGTGGCAGGGATCCTGGCAGCCAGCGTGGTGGCTTTCCCAGATCTGCGCCTGGGAGATCTGATCGGGCTGTTGGGGTTAGGGTCGGTGGCCATCGGTTTTGCTTTTCAAGATATTTTCAAGAACTTCCTGGCGGGCGTGCTGCTGCTTTTGAACGAGCCTTTTCAACTCAATGACCAGATTGTCGTCGGGGATTTTGAAGGTACAGTTGAGGAAATCAGCATTCGCTCCACCCAGATTCGCACCTACCAAGGAGAACGGGTGGTGATCCCCACCAGCCCGATCACGGTCTTAACCGATCGCCCCTTTCGCCGCACCGATCTGGAGATTGGCCTCGACTACAACACACCCCTGCCCAAAGCCTTGGAGGTGCTGCTGGAGGCGATGCAAGGCGTGGAGGGAGTGCTGGCGGAGCCCCCTTTGAGCTGGACATCGTCGGCTTTGGCGACAGCTCCATCGATTTTGTGGTGCGCTACTGGACTCGGCCTCGCAAGGCGGAGGTGCGCCGCGTCCGCACTCAGGTGA
- the pdxA gene encoding 4-hydroxythreonine-4-phosphate dehydrogenase PdxA, translating to MSLLLPKLALTLGDPAGIGPEIVLKALADPQVQACAQITVVGERQVLEATYCLLRQRGATDLADPAGIPVLEGGSGFYLEPSRVGRGDVASGAASFAYLKTAIEEALRGQFQGIVTAPIAKYLWHQAGYPFPGQTEVLAQLSGSERYGMLFVARSPHSGWQIRVLLATTHIPLSQVPLTLTPELVRAKLDLLVGSLRKLFGIVNPVIAVAGLNPHAGEQGQLGQEEKTWLAELLRTYPHAKIWGPLPPDTMWLAPAQAWYGQGAPAVADAYLALYHDQGLIPVKLLAFDRAVNLTLGLPFIRTSPDHGTAFDLAGQGVARAESLKQAILLAAELALSSAAASRSLQAQR from the coding sequence ATGAGCTTGCTGCTGCCGAAGCTAGCCCTGACATTGGGAGATCCGGCGGGGATTGGGCCAGAGATTGTGCTCAAGGCGCTGGCGGATCCCCAGGTGCAGGCCTGCGCCCAGATAACGGTGGTGGGCGAGCGGCAGGTTTTGGAAGCTACCTACTGCCTTCTGCGCCAGCGAGGGGCAACCGACCTGGCCGACCCGGCAGGGATCCCGGTGCTGGAGGGCGGCAGCGGCTTCTACCTAGAGCCGTCGCGCGTGGGCCGGGGGGATGTCGCAAGCGGGGCGGCCAGCTTTGCCTACCTGAAAACAGCTATTGAAGAAGCGCTGCGGGGCCAGTTCCAGGGGATCGTGACCGCTCCCATTGCCAAATACCTCTGGCACCAGGCGGGCTACCCCTTCCCTGGCCAAACAGAAGTTCTGGCCCAGCTCAGCGGGAGCGAGCGCTACGGCATGCTGTTTGTGGCCCGTTCTCCCCACAGCGGCTGGCAGATCCGGGTTTTGCTGGCCACCACCCACATCCCCCTGAGCCAGGTGCCCCTCACCCTTACCCCGGAGCTGGTGCGCGCGAAGTTGGACTTGCTGGTTGGATCCCTGCGTAAGCTCTTTGGGATTGTCAATCCGGTGATTGCTGTGGCTGGCCTTAACCCCCATGCTGGCGAGCAGGGGCAGCTTGGGCAGGAAGAGAAAACGTGGCTGGCGGAGCTGCTAAGAACCTATCCCCACGCCAAAATCTGGGGGCCGCTTCCCCCCGATACCATGTGGCTAGCGCCCGCCCAGGCCTGGTATGGTCAAGGAGCTCCTGCTGTGGCCGATGCCTACCTGGCTCTCTACCACGACCAAGGCCTGATCCCCGTGAAGCTGCTGGCGTTTGACCGGGCCGTCAACCTAACCCTGGGGCTGCCCTTTATTCGCACCTCCCCCGACCACGGCACTGCCTTTGACCTAGCCGGGCAGGGGGTAGCCCGCGCCGAGAGCCTCAAGCAGGCCATCCTGCTAGCAGCCGAGCTGGCCCTCAGCTCTGCCGCAGCGTCTCGATCCCTTCAGGCCCAGCGATAA
- the rpiA gene encoding ribose-5-phosphate isomerase RpiA: protein MASADELKQAAAQAAAQKVQSGMVVGLGTGSTAAFAVGALAQRMQKEGLQFIGVPTSERTAEQARSLGIPLATLEEQPRLDLAIDGADEIEVGSLNLIKGAGGALLREKLVEASAAELIIIADASKKVAHLGTRFPVPVEVVRFGWKTTLARVEALGCQAVLRRTAEGDPYLTDEQHYILDCQFGPIANPAKLAEQLKGTVGVVEHGLFIGMATEAIIAGPEGIETLRQS from the coding sequence ATGGCCAGTGCAGATGAGCTGAAACAGGCGGCAGCCCAAGCGGCGGCCCAAAAGGTGCAGTCGGGCATGGTGGTGGGGCTGGGCACGGGATCCACAGCCGCCTTTGCTGTGGGCGCCCTAGCCCAGCGCATGCAAAAGGAGGGGCTGCAGTTCATTGGGGTGCCCACTTCCGAGCGCACGGCAGAACAGGCCCGCTCTCTAGGGATCCCGCTGGCCACGCTGGAGGAGCAGCCGCGCCTAGATCTTGCCATCGATGGAGCCGACGAAATCGAAGTGGGATCCCTCAACCTCATCAAGGGGGCAGGGGGAGCTCTGCTGCGGGAGAAACTGGTGGAGGCCAGCGCTGCTGAGCTCATCATCATCGCCGATGCCTCCAAAAAGGTGGCCCACCTGGGCACCCGCTTCCCGGTGCCGGTGGAGGTGGTGCGCTTTGGCTGGAAGACGACCCTAGCGCGGGTGGAGGCCCTGGGCTGTCAGGCGGTGCTGCGGCGCACTGCCGAGGGGGATCCCTACCTCACCGACGAGCAGCACTACATCCTCGACTGCCAGTTTGGCCCCATCGCCAATCCGGCCAAGCTGGCCGAGCAGCTCAAGGGAACGGTGGGGGTGGTGGAGCACGGCCTGTTTATCGGCATGGCCACGGAGGCCATTATCGCTGGGCCTGAAGGGATCGAGACGCTGCGGCAGAGCTGA